The following DNA comes from Desulfobacterales bacterium.
TCAGGATAACCACCGCCAAAATAGAGCCCGTCCAGATTGGCCGGCAGGCGGGTGTCGACCATCGGCGAAAAAAAAACCAGTTCAGCCCCGGTGGCCTCCAGCAGCTCTAAGTTGTCTGCGTAATAAAAACAAAACGCACTATCTCTGGCCACCCCGATACGGACACACGGTTTTTCTGCTGTGCGCTGCGGGTCGGCCTCTTTAGCTGAAATCGCAACTGTCGGCAGATTTTCCAACAAGCGGTCAATGTCGATATTATCCTCTATCGAGGTCGCCAGCTTTGCGACAGCCTCATCGGTCAATGGATGATCTTCCGGCGTAAAAAGCCCCAGGTGTCTTTCCGGTATGCTGATTTGCTGATCTCGCCCGATACCCCCCAGACACCGGATGCCAACCTTGCCTTCCAACGCTTCTTTCAAATAGTTTAAATGCCGCTGACTGCCGAGTTTATTGAATATGACCCCTGCATAGTTCAGGTCGCGGTCGAATCTCTCAAAACCCAAAACAAGGGCGGCTGCGCTGCGGGCCATGCTGCGTGCATCCACAACCAGCACCACCGGTAACCCCAACCATTTGGCCATCTGGGCACTGGAACCAGCTTCGGTTTTGCCATCATAGCCATCAAACAGGCCCATAACCCCCTCAACGACGGCAACATCCGCAGTCCGGGCGGCATCCTGAAAGCAGGCCACATTATATGTCTTTGAGAGCATCCAGCCGTCCAGGTTGCGGCTCACGGCCCCGGTGATCCGACTATGGTGGCCGGGGTCGATAAAATCCGGTCCCACCTTAAATGGTGCGACCGTTAACCCCCGTTTTACCAATGCGGCCATCAACCCCAGACTGATAGTTGTTTTGCCGCAGCCGCTTTGGGTGCCGGCGATGACAATACCTTTGATATGGGTTCTCCTTGTGTTTGGTATTTAGGATTTAGTGTTTGGTATTTGTTGTTTGGTAGGAAATCATCGACACTGATGATCCCACACAAAACACGAAACACGAAATACCAAACACCATTTTTAAAACCGTCTGGCTTGCGTCATTATAGTGTGTGCCCTTTCATCGAACACTTCCGGGTACAAAATTTCACCAATTTTACCAATACCGCTGAGCAAGCGATATGTCGGCCGGGAAACGATACGTTCATCAACAATGTAGATCTGGTCGTTCTGAACGGCCTTTATAATCTGGAAGCCGGCCTCGTTTTTAATCAGCGATACACTCGGACGGTTCATGGCACCTGACTGGGCCAGATAAACGTCAATTTCAGCCGCACGTGCCAATATGCGTTCTTTGCCATAATAGGCGATATTGGTTTTTCGAACCGGCGTGGCATCCGCGGCCACATTGATGCCGCCGGCCGTTTCCAGCGCGAATATCGCCATGGCATCCGGTGAAAACGTTTTCATCTTGCTGTGGATGGCTTCAAAATAAACGCCTTTGCGGCGGGCAATCGAAGCGGTCAAGGCCTTGAAATCAAAAATCGCTTTCTGAAAATTGGCAACCATGCGGGCAGCACTCTCGGATCTGCCCGTCAGGGATCCTAAAATTTGCCAGTAGATGAACATCTCATCAATGGCGCCCGGTTGCAGGGAAACCACCGTAATACCGCTTTTTTCGAGCCGGGCGATTAACTGCGGATAGCCGCGATCGATCATGGGGCGCACCAAAATCAGGTCCGGGCGGGCGGCTAAAAATTTTTCTGAATCATCATGGTAAGAAAAAACCGGCTTGTTCAATGCTCCCGGTGGATAATCCTCATGTCGTGATACGCCGATGATTTCCGTATCAAGCCCCAACGCGAAAAGGTTTTCAGTATGGGCGCCATATAAGGATATAATCCGATGATAGGGCCGTTGGAAGGTAATTTTGCGACCGGCCTGATCAATGACCGCATCTGCAGATTCAATTCTCA
Coding sequences within:
- a CDS encoding ABC transporter substrate-binding protein — translated: MNQIPKIIYALLAAAMILGPNIAVVWGGQLRIESADAVIDQAGRKITFQRPYHRIISLYGAHTENLFALGLDTEIIGVSRHEDYPPGALNKPVFSYHDDSEKFLAARPDLILVRPMIDRGYPQLIARLEKSGITVVSLQPGAIDEMFIYWQILGSLTGRSESAARMVANFQKAIFDFKALTASIARRKGVYFEAIHSKMKTFSPDAMAIFALETAGGINVAADATPVRKTNIAYYGKERILARAAEIDVYLAQSGAMNRPSVSLIKNEAGFQIIKAVQNDQIYIVDERIVSRPTYRLLSGIGKIGEILYPEVFDERAHTIMTQARRF
- a CDS encoding cobyrinate a,c-diamide synthase — translated: MKGIVIAGTQSGCGKTTISLGLMAALVKRGLTVAPFKVGPDFIDPGHHSRITGAVSRNLDGWMLSKTYNVACFQDAARTADVAVVEGVMGLFDGYDGKTEAGSSAQMAKWLGLPVVLVVDARSMARSAAALVLGFERFDRDLNYAGVIFNKLGSQRHLNYLKEALEGKVGIRCLGGIGRDQQISIPERHLGLFTPEDHPLTDEAVAKLATSIEDNIDIDRLLENLPTVAISAKEADPQRTAEKPCVRIGVARDSAFCFYYADNLELLEATGAELVFFSPMVDTRLPANLDGLYFGGGYPELAAERLADNASLRIQILEKSRAGMPIYAECGGFMYLCGGLMAQNQKHYAMVGCFPFIPRMYSRLKALGYREITLTADTIIGPAGSVIRGHEFHYSALEQIETKYQSVYKSSDRAGVDKPPGGYVTNRTLGSYTHLHFGSQPQVAEHLITACSGYQNERK